One part of the Oncorhynchus clarkii lewisi isolate Uvic-CL-2024 chromosome 7, UVic_Ocla_1.0, whole genome shotgun sequence genome encodes these proteins:
- the LOC139413241 gene encoding protein TASOR-like isoform X2, giving the protein MESHSGDNIPASKCSSVKYYTTLPSETTPTEDGEHSSEQADGTETRPRSGTSTQYIPKAGDHLHFQIPRKNKEKIALFQYVSSESREFEDILTILSSSRIEASSNGTFTYTKLRIVHNELLEKNFVEKRRELKLDGRTEKELEETHCFLTADSIKLPWICENGLLVGHSWITALGNPAKGVYLSKYSDLLQINPFNPGVMGEIIIFKVIKGKVKSIYDNMSKNLLDPTLKFDSHLSKNASIVTSLTSYRAYELTQQYFYEYDFDELKARPRHVCPYAVVSFQFKGKDAPLQAKPMAPLRSNSQTGSKGRSKYTVWSGELVNEGRVVSQVSFCSFSPPFLPFKLPEKLELGLVMSMDQVTQMIPSALFSWNLYAGSHQVLKSGTHCSLLEVVDKSKSGDCLAALLQGMETQRLVLVHMLADKGFLFLLSSVQMATPTERRDGLKKCLRALFVFQESRDVAKYSSKCPTTQEPLQTSSRDPAMPQLNSFVPALHHALVKVRCNPPADLSAGVERQARDYLSGLHHGKRRHIPMTEYDTKLDDRGKLFPAPKHHKLNTEGYLRSYIYNPNLYTMPVFQAKKMVESYCTVPDDNSPVMGWEGSGAKSVVGSEVNPYGATAVQSPGVQVNHSLSQFPTDAKPQKLKELINLILCWRNIEGDVRKKGVPQGGQKQGAGGLDPRGLKRKTAERTLNYRKKASQERGRRDRRTAAAEKGQSPSCLSSVMLQSVGLRDVDLRRDRSEAAFKLSEGRGGGGWSREGTEQTKALLFDRMIKLGLPPNQDIDLRKRHSGGLQVKADFLETAGSTNSLEGFSPSSNGEMPRRSQSQYQGEEQMPWVLIPITGLKSNKYCLSQKDNLQDPRFVPQIPMANRSYPPCVPERRERSINSTLEELPQHSLSTSLEVSEEPSPYSSPCPSPCSCSSPMVDEQQLAETPCDPTEISGNHKTSTDKKTSTNQSFFQIPGAPASTRLLDKCCSPSPEPKPHGEPSPVEAGQEQVEGSTGKVISGVVAEDPTTMDVGQEEGEEIEEEEKELEEDDVIEVVDEEVETVIKQTEVSPPSLDLSSPEQIPVQNPPPIQNTPPVQRPVLSRVNCVLDQQFSDFSTEMQILLLRESVHYSSPLIPSQSPPGHPPILPFSEYVSFYNSSPPMQDYVSSLRDRMGTVIDTQEQWIPSMVATDSPLVFSNNNHHHASHVHRTTYNWYPSSRGPVSHSVPVCPWSC; this is encoded by the exons ATGGAGAGCCACAGTGGTGACAACATCCCTGCATCGAAATGCAGCTCAGTGAAATATTACACAACGTTACCCTCCGAGACTACACCAACTGAAGATGGCGAGCATTCTTCCGAGCAAGCTGATGGTACGGAGACGAGACCGAGAAGTGGAACTTCGACGCAATATATTCCAAAAGCGGGGGACCACTTACACTTTCAGATACCGAGAAAGAACAAAGAAAAGATAG CGTTGTTCCAGTATGTGTCCTCAGAGTCCAGGGAGTTTGAGGACATCTTGACTATTCTGTCTTCCAGCCGCATAGAAGCCAGCTCCAACGGGACGTTCACGTACACCAAGCTAAGAATCGTCCACAACGAACTGCTGGAGAAGAAT TTtgtagagaaaaggagggagcTGAAGCtggatgggaggacagagaaggagctGGAGGAGACCCACTGTTTCCTGACTGCTGACTCCATCAAG CTACCATGGATCTGTGAGAATGGACTTCTTGTGGGGCACAGCTGGATCACCGCTCTGGGAAATCCAGCTAAGG GTGTTTATTTGTCTAAATACTCAGACTTACTGCAGATCAATCCTTTTAACCCTGGAGTCATGGGAGAGATCATCATATTCAAGGTTATCAAG ggTAAAGTAAAGAGCATCTATGATAACATGTCTAAGAACCTTTTGGATCCCACACTCAAGTTTGACAGCCATTTATCGAAGAATGCCAGCATAGTCACATCTCTCACCTCCTATAGAGCCTATGAGCTCACTCAG caaTACTTCTATGAGTATGACTTTGATGAGCTGAAGGCTCGGCCGAGGCATGTGTGCCCCTATGCAGTGGTCTCTTTCCAGTTCAAAGGCAAAGATGCTCCGTTACAAGCCAAGCCCATGGCTCCCCTAAG GTCAAACAGCCAAACAGGAAGTAAAG GCAGGAGTAAATACACAGTGTGGAGTGGAGAGCTTGTGAATGAGGGTAGAGTAGTGTCCCAGGTCTCCTtctgctccttctctccccccttcctgCCTTTCAAACT GCCAGAGAAGCTGGAGCTGGGTCTGGTGATGAGTATGGACCAGGTAACTCAGATGATCCCCTCGGCTCTGTTCTCCTGGAACCTGTACGCAGGCAGCCACCAAG tGTTGAAGAGTGGGACACACTGCAGTCTGCTGGAGGTGGTGGATAAGAGCAAGTCAGGAGACTGTCTGGCAGCACTGCTTCAAGGCATGGAGACACAGCGACTG GTTCTTGTCCACATGTTGGCTGACAAAGGATTCCTGTTCCTCCTGTCTTCAGTTCAGATGGCCACTCCAACTG aaaGAAGAGATGGGTTGAAAAAATGCCTTCGAGCGTTATTTGTTTTTCAGGAGTCCAGGGACGTGGCAAAATACAGTTCAAAGTGTCCAACTACGCAGGAGCCTTTACAGACGTCCTCCCGTGACCCCGCCATGCCCCAGCTGAACAGCTTTGTCCCAGCCCTGCATCACGCCCTGGTCAAGGTGCGCTGCAACCCGCCCGCTGACCTCTCGGCCGGGGTCGAGCGCCAGGCCAGGGACTACCTCAGTGGACTCCACCATGGAAAG CGCCGCCACATCCCCATGACTGAATATGACACCAAGCTGGATGACCGGGGGAAGCTGTTCCCGGCTCCCAAACACCACAAACTCAACACGGAGGGCTACCTGCGCTCCTACATCTACAACCCCAACCTCTACACCATGCCTGTTTTCCAAGCCAAGAAGATGGTAGAGAGTTACTGCACTGTGCCCGATGACAACAGCCCTGTAATGGGCTGGGAGGGCAGTGGAGCCAAGTCAGTGGTAGGATCAGAGGTAAATCCTTATGGTGCCACTGCTGTCCAGTCCCCGGGGGTCCAGgtcaaccactctctctctcagtttcccACTGATGCCAAACCTCAGAAGTTGAAGGAGCTGATTAACCTGATACTGTGTTGGAGGAACATAGAGGGGGACGTCCGGAAGAAGGGAGTGCCGCAGGGAGGACAAAAGCAGGGGGCAGGTGGGTTGGACCCCCGAGGACTGAAGAGGAAGACTGCAGAGAGGACTCTGAACTACCGGAAGAAGGCCTCACAGGAAAGAGGCAGAAGGGATAGGAGAACAG CAGCTGCTGAAAAGGGCCAGAGCCCTTCTTGTCTGTCCTCTGTGATGCTGCAGAGTGTTGGTCTGAGAGATGTGGACCTGAGGAGAGACCGCTCAGAGGCTGCTTTCAAGTTgtctgaggggagaggaggaggaggatggtcaAGAGAGGGGACAGAGCAGACTAAAGCTCTGCTGTTTGATAGGATGATCAAGCTGGGCCTGCCGCCCAATCAGGACATTGACCTGAGGAAACGACATTCTGGGGGCCTGCAGGTCAAGGCTGACTTCTTGGAG ACAGCAGGGAGCACGAACAGTCTGGAGGGCTTCAGCCCCAGTTCCAATGGTGAAATGCCCAGAAGATCACAGTCCCAATATCAGGGGGAAGAACAGATGCCATGGGTCCTCATCCCCATCACAG GGCTGAAGTCAAACAAGTACTGCCTGAGCCAGAAGGACAACCTTCAGGACCCACGCTTTGTTCCCCAGATCCCCATGGCAAACAGAAGCTACCCCCCCTGTGTCCCGGAACGACGGGAAAGAAGCATCAACTCTACGCTAGAGGAGCTCCCACAGCATAGCCTCAGTACTTCCCTAGAGGTGTCAGAAGAGCCCAGCCCCTACTCCAGTCCCTGCCCAAGCCCCTGCTCTTGCTCCAGTCCCATGGTGGATGAGCAGCAATTAGCTGAAACCCCCTGTGACCCCACAGAAATAAGCGGCAACCATAAGACGAGCACAGACAAGAAGACAAGCACAAACCAGAGCTTCTTTCAAATCCCTGGTGCTCCAGCGAGCACCAGGCTACTAGACAAGTGCTGCAGCCCCTCACCTGAGCCAAAGCCACATGGAGAACCTAGCCCTGTGGAGGCTGGGCAGGAACAGGTTGAAGGCAGCACAGGAAAAGTTATATCTGGCGTGGTTGCTGAAGATCCAACCACAATGGATGTTGGacaagaagagggggaggagatagaggaggaagaAAAAGAGTTGGAGGAGGACGATGTGATTGAAGTGGTAGATGAAGAGGTGGAGACGGTTATAAAGCAGACAGAGGTGTCACCACCCTCTCTTGACCTCAGTTCTCCTGAGCAGATTCCCGTCCAAAATCCTCCCCCCATCCAGAACACTCCTCCTGTCCAGAGGCCCGTGCTGAGCAGAGTGAACTGTGTCCTGGACCAGCAGTTCAGCGACTTCTCTACAGAGATGCAGATCCTCCTGCTCAGAGAGAGTGTCCACTACAGCTCCCCGCTGATCCCTAGCCAGAGTCCTCCAGGCCATCCCCCCATTCTGCCCTTCTCTGAGTATGTCTCCTTCTACAACTCCTCCCCGCCTATGCAGGACTACGTCAGCTCCCTGAGAGACCGCATGGGCACCGTCATAGACACACAGGAGCAATGGATTCCTAGCATGGTGGCCACTGACTCTCCCCTGGTCTTTTCTAACAataaccaccaccatgctagCCACGTTCATAGAACTACATACAACTGGTACCCTTCTTCTCGTGGCCCTGTTTCTCactctgtccctgtctgcccCTGGTCGTGCTAG
- the LOC139413241 gene encoding protein TASOR-like isoform X1 — translation MESHSGDNIPASKCSSVKYYTTLPSETTPTEDGEHSSEQADGTETRPRSGTSTQYIPKAGDHLHFQIPRKNKEKIALFQYVSSESREFEDILTILSSSRIEASSNGTFTYTKLRIVHNELLEKNFVEKRRELKLDGRTEKELEETHCFLTADSIKLPWICENGLLVGHSWITALGNPAKGVYLSKYSDLLQINPFNPGVMGEIIIFKVIKGKVKSIYDNMSKNLLDPTLKFDSHLSKNASIVTSLTSYRAYELTQQYFYEYDFDELKARPRHVCPYAVVSFQFKGKDAPLQAKPMAPLRSNSQTGSKGRSKYTVWSGELVNEGRVVSQVSFCSFSPPFLPFKLPEKLELGLVMSMDQVTQMIPSALFSWNLYAGSHQVLKSGTHCSLLEVVDKSKSGDCLAALLQGMETQRLVLVHMLADKGFLFLLSSVQMATPTERRDGLKKCLRALFVFQESRDVAKYSSKCPTTQEPLQTSSRDPAMPQLNSFVPALHHALVKVRCNPPADLSAGVERQARDYLSGLHHGKRRHIPMTEYDTKLDDRGKLFPAPKHHKLNTEGYLRSYIYNPNLYTMPVFQAKKMVESYCTVPDDNSPVMGWEGSGAKSVVGSEVNPYGATAVQSPGVQVNHSLSQFPTDAKPQKLKELINLILCWRNIEGDVRKKGVPQGGQKQGAGGLDPRGLKRKTAERTLNYRKKASQERGRRDRRTAAAAEKGQSPSCLSSVMLQSVGLRDVDLRRDRSEAAFKLSEGRGGGGWSREGTEQTKALLFDRMIKLGLPPNQDIDLRKRHSGGLQVKADFLETAGSTNSLEGFSPSSNGEMPRRSQSQYQGEEQMPWVLIPITGLKSNKYCLSQKDNLQDPRFVPQIPMANRSYPPCVPERRERSINSTLEELPQHSLSTSLEVSEEPSPYSSPCPSPCSCSSPMVDEQQLAETPCDPTEISGNHKTSTDKKTSTNQSFFQIPGAPASTRLLDKCCSPSPEPKPHGEPSPVEAGQEQVEGSTGKVISGVVAEDPTTMDVGQEEGEEIEEEEKELEEDDVIEVVDEEVETVIKQTEVSPPSLDLSSPEQIPVQNPPPIQNTPPVQRPVLSRVNCVLDQQFSDFSTEMQILLLRESVHYSSPLIPSQSPPGHPPILPFSEYVSFYNSSPPMQDYVSSLRDRMGTVIDTQEQWIPSMVATDSPLVFSNNNHHHASHVHRTTYNWYPSSRGPVSHSVPVCPWSC, via the exons ATGGAGAGCCACAGTGGTGACAACATCCCTGCATCGAAATGCAGCTCAGTGAAATATTACACAACGTTACCCTCCGAGACTACACCAACTGAAGATGGCGAGCATTCTTCCGAGCAAGCTGATGGTACGGAGACGAGACCGAGAAGTGGAACTTCGACGCAATATATTCCAAAAGCGGGGGACCACTTACACTTTCAGATACCGAGAAAGAACAAAGAAAAGATAG CGTTGTTCCAGTATGTGTCCTCAGAGTCCAGGGAGTTTGAGGACATCTTGACTATTCTGTCTTCCAGCCGCATAGAAGCCAGCTCCAACGGGACGTTCACGTACACCAAGCTAAGAATCGTCCACAACGAACTGCTGGAGAAGAAT TTtgtagagaaaaggagggagcTGAAGCtggatgggaggacagagaaggagctGGAGGAGACCCACTGTTTCCTGACTGCTGACTCCATCAAG CTACCATGGATCTGTGAGAATGGACTTCTTGTGGGGCACAGCTGGATCACCGCTCTGGGAAATCCAGCTAAGG GTGTTTATTTGTCTAAATACTCAGACTTACTGCAGATCAATCCTTTTAACCCTGGAGTCATGGGAGAGATCATCATATTCAAGGTTATCAAG ggTAAAGTAAAGAGCATCTATGATAACATGTCTAAGAACCTTTTGGATCCCACACTCAAGTTTGACAGCCATTTATCGAAGAATGCCAGCATAGTCACATCTCTCACCTCCTATAGAGCCTATGAGCTCACTCAG caaTACTTCTATGAGTATGACTTTGATGAGCTGAAGGCTCGGCCGAGGCATGTGTGCCCCTATGCAGTGGTCTCTTTCCAGTTCAAAGGCAAAGATGCTCCGTTACAAGCCAAGCCCATGGCTCCCCTAAG GTCAAACAGCCAAACAGGAAGTAAAG GCAGGAGTAAATACACAGTGTGGAGTGGAGAGCTTGTGAATGAGGGTAGAGTAGTGTCCCAGGTCTCCTtctgctccttctctccccccttcctgCCTTTCAAACT GCCAGAGAAGCTGGAGCTGGGTCTGGTGATGAGTATGGACCAGGTAACTCAGATGATCCCCTCGGCTCTGTTCTCCTGGAACCTGTACGCAGGCAGCCACCAAG tGTTGAAGAGTGGGACACACTGCAGTCTGCTGGAGGTGGTGGATAAGAGCAAGTCAGGAGACTGTCTGGCAGCACTGCTTCAAGGCATGGAGACACAGCGACTG GTTCTTGTCCACATGTTGGCTGACAAAGGATTCCTGTTCCTCCTGTCTTCAGTTCAGATGGCCACTCCAACTG aaaGAAGAGATGGGTTGAAAAAATGCCTTCGAGCGTTATTTGTTTTTCAGGAGTCCAGGGACGTGGCAAAATACAGTTCAAAGTGTCCAACTACGCAGGAGCCTTTACAGACGTCCTCCCGTGACCCCGCCATGCCCCAGCTGAACAGCTTTGTCCCAGCCCTGCATCACGCCCTGGTCAAGGTGCGCTGCAACCCGCCCGCTGACCTCTCGGCCGGGGTCGAGCGCCAGGCCAGGGACTACCTCAGTGGACTCCACCATGGAAAG CGCCGCCACATCCCCATGACTGAATATGACACCAAGCTGGATGACCGGGGGAAGCTGTTCCCGGCTCCCAAACACCACAAACTCAACACGGAGGGCTACCTGCGCTCCTACATCTACAACCCCAACCTCTACACCATGCCTGTTTTCCAAGCCAAGAAGATGGTAGAGAGTTACTGCACTGTGCCCGATGACAACAGCCCTGTAATGGGCTGGGAGGGCAGTGGAGCCAAGTCAGTGGTAGGATCAGAGGTAAATCCTTATGGTGCCACTGCTGTCCAGTCCCCGGGGGTCCAGgtcaaccactctctctctcagtttcccACTGATGCCAAACCTCAGAAGTTGAAGGAGCTGATTAACCTGATACTGTGTTGGAGGAACATAGAGGGGGACGTCCGGAAGAAGGGAGTGCCGCAGGGAGGACAAAAGCAGGGGGCAGGTGGGTTGGACCCCCGAGGACTGAAGAGGAAGACTGCAGAGAGGACTCTGAACTACCGGAAGAAGGCCTCACAGGAAAGAGGCAGAAGGGATAGGAGAACAG caGCAGCTGCTGAAAAGGGCCAGAGCCCTTCTTGTCTGTCCTCTGTGATGCTGCAGAGTGTTGGTCTGAGAGATGTGGACCTGAGGAGAGACCGCTCAGAGGCTGCTTTCAAGTTgtctgaggggagaggaggaggaggatggtcaAGAGAGGGGACAGAGCAGACTAAAGCTCTGCTGTTTGATAGGATGATCAAGCTGGGCCTGCCGCCCAATCAGGACATTGACCTGAGGAAACGACATTCTGGGGGCCTGCAGGTCAAGGCTGACTTCTTGGAG ACAGCAGGGAGCACGAACAGTCTGGAGGGCTTCAGCCCCAGTTCCAATGGTGAAATGCCCAGAAGATCACAGTCCCAATATCAGGGGGAAGAACAGATGCCATGGGTCCTCATCCCCATCACAG GGCTGAAGTCAAACAAGTACTGCCTGAGCCAGAAGGACAACCTTCAGGACCCACGCTTTGTTCCCCAGATCCCCATGGCAAACAGAAGCTACCCCCCCTGTGTCCCGGAACGACGGGAAAGAAGCATCAACTCTACGCTAGAGGAGCTCCCACAGCATAGCCTCAGTACTTCCCTAGAGGTGTCAGAAGAGCCCAGCCCCTACTCCAGTCCCTGCCCAAGCCCCTGCTCTTGCTCCAGTCCCATGGTGGATGAGCAGCAATTAGCTGAAACCCCCTGTGACCCCACAGAAATAAGCGGCAACCATAAGACGAGCACAGACAAGAAGACAAGCACAAACCAGAGCTTCTTTCAAATCCCTGGTGCTCCAGCGAGCACCAGGCTACTAGACAAGTGCTGCAGCCCCTCACCTGAGCCAAAGCCACATGGAGAACCTAGCCCTGTGGAGGCTGGGCAGGAACAGGTTGAAGGCAGCACAGGAAAAGTTATATCTGGCGTGGTTGCTGAAGATCCAACCACAATGGATGTTGGacaagaagagggggaggagatagaggaggaagaAAAAGAGTTGGAGGAGGACGATGTGATTGAAGTGGTAGATGAAGAGGTGGAGACGGTTATAAAGCAGACAGAGGTGTCACCACCCTCTCTTGACCTCAGTTCTCCTGAGCAGATTCCCGTCCAAAATCCTCCCCCCATCCAGAACACTCCTCCTGTCCAGAGGCCCGTGCTGAGCAGAGTGAACTGTGTCCTGGACCAGCAGTTCAGCGACTTCTCTACAGAGATGCAGATCCTCCTGCTCAGAGAGAGTGTCCACTACAGCTCCCCGCTGATCCCTAGCCAGAGTCCTCCAGGCCATCCCCCCATTCTGCCCTTCTCTGAGTATGTCTCCTTCTACAACTCCTCCCCGCCTATGCAGGACTACGTCAGCTCCCTGAGAGACCGCATGGGCACCGTCATAGACACACAGGAGCAATGGATTCCTAGCATGGTGGCCACTGACTCTCCCCTGGTCTTTTCTAACAataaccaccaccatgctagCCACGTTCATAGAACTACATACAACTGGTACCCTTCTTCTCGTGGCCCTGTTTCTCactctgtccctgtctgcccCTGGTCGTGCTAG